The following are encoded in a window of Passer domesticus isolate bPasDom1 unplaced genomic scaffold, bPasDom1.hap1 HAP1_SCAFFOLD_51, whole genome shotgun sequence genomic DNA:
- the LOC135292814 gene encoding cystatin-F-like isoform X1 yields the protein MQDWCCCHQATALWLGLEPIRTLTEAVLQQEAGQLLLWLSGSSSGVVEMAANFTCSFTALCCLALWSFTRTSGGTLVTPPHSTIRPGFPVPVNTNNPEVRKAARFGVYRYNNSSNDLFLFKESQIKKAMVQIVRGLKYMLHVEIKHTVYEKRDHPSLDSCHFQREKNLQQMLRCYFEVWITPWTHKVHIPVAQCHQALSP from the exons ATGCAAGACTGGTGCTGCTGTCACCAAgccacagctttgtggctgggCCTTGAG CCAATAAGAACACTCACAGAAGCAGTTCTCCAGCAGgaagcagggcagctgctcctctggctgtCGGGCTCCTCCTCTGGAGTGGTGGAGATGGCAGCGAACTTCACCTGCAGCTTCACTGCACTTTGCTGTTTGGCACTCTGGAGCTTCACCAGGACTTCAGGTG gTACACTTGTTACACCACCCCACTCAACCATAAGACCTGGCTTCCCTGTCCCAGTGAACACCAACAACCCCGAGGTCCGCAAGGCCGCTCGCTTTGGGGTCTACAGGTACAACAACAGCTCCAATGACCTCTTCCTGTTTAAGGAATCACAGATAAAGAAAGCCATGGTACAG ATAGTCAGAGGGCTGAAGTACATGCTTCACGTGGAAATCAAGCACACCGTGTATGAGAAGAGGGATCACCCCAGCCTGGACAGCTGTCActtccagagggaaaaaaacctgcaacAG ATGCTGAGATGCTACTTTGAGGTCTGGATAACACCCTGGACACACAAAGTGCATATCCCTGTTGCCCAATGTCACCAAGCCCTTTCCCCATGA
- the LOC135292814 gene encoding cystatin-F-like isoform X2 has translation MQDWCCCHQATALWLGLEPIRTLTEAVLQQEAGQLLLWLSGSSSGVVEMAANFTCSFTALCCLALWSFTRTSGTLVTPPHSTIRPGFPVPVNTNNPEVRKAARFGVYRYNNSSNDLFLFKESQIKKAMVQIVRGLKYMLHVEIKHTVYEKRDHPSLDSCHFQREKNLQQMLRCYFEVWITPWTHKVHIPVAQCHQALSP, from the exons ATGCAAGACTGGTGCTGCTGTCACCAAgccacagctttgtggctgggCCTTGAG CCAATAAGAACACTCACAGAAGCAGTTCTCCAGCAGgaagcagggcagctgctcctctggctgtCGGGCTCCTCCTCTGGAGTGGTGGAGATGGCAGCGAACTTCACCTGCAGCTTCACTGCACTTTGCTGTTTGGCACTCTGGAGCTTCACCAGGACTTCAG gTACACTTGTTACACCACCCCACTCAACCATAAGACCTGGCTTCCCTGTCCCAGTGAACACCAACAACCCCGAGGTCCGCAAGGCCGCTCGCTTTGGGGTCTACAGGTACAACAACAGCTCCAATGACCTCTTCCTGTTTAAGGAATCACAGATAAAGAAAGCCATGGTACAG ATAGTCAGAGGGCTGAAGTACATGCTTCACGTGGAAATCAAGCACACCGTGTATGAGAAGAGGGATCACCCCAGCCTGGACAGCTGTCActtccagagggaaaaaaacctgcaacAG ATGCTGAGATGCTACTTTGAGGTCTGGATAACACCCTGGACACACAAAGTGCATATCCCTGTTGCCCAATGTCACCAAGCCCTTTCCCCATGA